Proteins from one Corticium candelabrum chromosome 4, ooCorCand1.1, whole genome shotgun sequence genomic window:
- the LOC134178967 gene encoding heparan-sulfate 6-O-sulfotransferase 1-B-like, with product MAPPITTYGYLTFSVLSFCFLGTLYYYWRPRALTFVALTRKPNFRPDYSVEKADFDAKGTGVMVFLHIQKTGGSEFGRHLLHLDVGKPCKITKPKNGSKHTPKNSKCYRPGQSSKQKKGKVQETWLFSRFTTGWPCGVHADWTELHECVARVLEYREGHKHKEREFFYVTMLREPVSRFVSEYAHVKRGATWVSARHCNNREVPKKYLRDCYPGFSQGKRWPSLTLVKFLTCPFNLGINRQTRMLADLTLVNCYNTDSYSREERDKRILESAITNLKSLPYFGLTEYQVWSKELFEHTFDLKFTEPFDSVHEQNVSKSQETLTSLQDSEINWIKEVNHLDVKLYDIAKKVFLDRVDRMRRNVSYFHHQYWSRYLVIDGNSELES from the coding sequence ATGGCGCCCCCTATAACTACGTATGGATATTTGACTTTCAGtgttttgtctttctgtttcctGGGAACCCTTTATTACTACTGGAGACCTCGAGCTCTAACATTTGTCGCACTCACGCGAAAACCAAATTTCAGACCAGATTACAGCGTTGAAAAGGCTGACTTTGATGCGAAGGGCACTGGTGTTATGGTTTTTCTGCATATTCAGAAGACCGGAGGCTCGGAGTTTGGTCGTCATTTGCTACACTTGGACGTTGGTAAACCGTGTAAAATTACAAAGCCAAAAAATGGTTCTAAACATACTCCCAAAAATTCAAAGTGCTATCGACCTGGCCAGTCGAGTAAGCAAAAGAAGGGTAAGGTACAAGAGACGTGGCTGTTTTCTCGTTTCACAACAGGTTGGCCGTGTGGCGTCCATGCTGACTGGACAGAGTTGCACGAGTGTGTTGCAAGGGTGTTGGAATATCGAGAAGGACATAAACATAAAGAACGGGAATTCTTTTATGTGACTATGCTAAGGGAGCCGGTTAGCAGATTTGTAAGCGAATATGCTCACGTGAAGCGTGGTGCAACATGGGTTAGTGCAAGACATTGCAACAATCGTGAGGTCCCAAAGAAATATTTGCGTGACTGTTATCCGGGGTTTTCTCAGGGCAAGCGTTGGCCGTCTTTGACGTTAGTAAAGTTTCTAACTTGTCCGTTCAATCTTGGCATCAATCGACAAACAAGAATGCTGGCTGATCTGACACTGGTTAATTGTTACAACACAGATTCATATTCTAGAGAAGAGAGAGATAAGAGAATTCTTGAGAGtgctatcacaaatctcaaaaGTCTTCCCTATTTTGGTCTTACTGAATATCAAGTCTGGAGCAAAGAGTTGTTTGAGCACACATTTGATTTGAAATTTACTGAGCCGTTTGACAGTGTTCACGAACAGAATGTATCAAAATCTCAGGAAACCTTGACATCGTTGCAGGATAGTGAAATAAATTGGATCAAGGAAGTGAATCATTTGGATGTAAAGTTGTATGATATCGCAAAGAAAGTATTCCTAGACAGAGTGGAtagaatgagaagaaacgtTTCATATTTTCATCATCAGTATTGGAGTAGGTATTTGGTCATCGACGGCAACTCTGAACTTGAGTCATAA